The Candidatus Abyssobacteria bacterium SURF_5 sequence AATACCCTCTGCGACATTGCTCTATTCCTCTTTCACCATAAAAACCCTGTCTTTGTGCCCTTTCACTCACTTCCGAATGTCGGGTTGCGGAATCGCTGTTTTTCGCCTCATTCACTTGACACTCGCGTGCGCGATCTGATAGATTTGAATTCAGAATTGCTCCGGCCGAAGAGCGCCGGTGCATCATGAAGGTAAAGAACTATAACTTCCAGTGGCCCAACAAGAAACAGCCGTTTTCTCCCGACCGACCATTTTCCTGGTAATCCTCCTGAGCATCGCAGCGACGCTTCGCCTCGCGGTCGCGTTTTGTGATATCCAAACGCTGATCACGAAAGTGCTCTCGGATGATTCATTTTACTATTTTCAATTGGCAAAGAACGCGGCTGCGGGGGGCGGCGTAACCTTTGATGGAACCATGCCGGCAAATGGGTTTCATCCGCTGTGGTTCCTTTTGCTCGTTCCCATTCATTACGTTTTTGGCGGGTTGACCGCTCCGATCCATGCGGCGCTCGCGCTCGAGGGTCTCCTGGACGTCGGCGCCGGATACCTCATTTACCGGCTTATCAGCACATTGACGGAAAATAAAAGCGCCGGTGTAGCGGGGGCGGCCGTTTACCTGCTCAATCCATCGGTGATTTTCCATTCAGTCAACGGGCTGGAGACCGGCCTTAATCTCTTTCTGTTTGCCTTCTATTTCTGGTTTTACCTGACCATGCTCCACGAGGAGAAGATCTCCGGCCGAAACCTTCTGTTGCTCGGCTTCTTATCGGGATTGCTCATTCTCACGCGAACGGATAACGCTATCCTGGTCGCAGTCACATATATACATCTGCTGTTTTTCAGGCGCGCCATCCGCCGACCTGCGGCTATCGCGGCGTCAGGCGCCGTTTGCGCCGCGGTTGTCGCGCCATGGCTGCTGTGGAACCTGCATACGTTCGGCACGATCGAGCAATCCAGTGGCAGCGCCTACAGCATTATCACGCGAGGCAACCTGCGGGCGGCCGGCGTAGCGAGCCACCAGATTTTCCTCACTTCTCTGGCGAATACCATCAAGTTGTTCGTGTGGACGATCCCAACGGACGTGTTCGCATGGGGAGGATTGATGGGAATTTTGGCTGGCCTGGGGTTGGGGCTCGTCCAACTCGATGATCCAAGAGCGCAGCGGGTATGGAAATCACTGCGGCTGGCATCTGTCGCTCTCATCGGATTCATTGCACTCACTCTTGCGCATTCGCTGGCGAGGGGAACACTGAAATCGTGGTACTTCATTCCTGCTGCGACAATTGCATCGATTTTTCTCGGCATCCTCTTCGGTTCAGTCGATTTCTCAAAAATTGCGCTGAAAGGCCGCGGTCGTATTGCCGCCGCTTTTCTGGCAGGGATTGTTCTCTCCGGCTACCTGCTGAACGGGTGGACCGGCTGGAGGAATGGGATGTACCCCTGGCAGATCGAGCAGCTCATGGCTGCGGACTGGGCAAAGCGCAACCTCGCCGATGATATATTGATCGGGAGCTTCAACTCCGGCATCATCGGCTACATGAGCGAGAGAACAGTGGTCAATCTGGACGGACTGGCTAACAATTCCGTCGTTCCGTATCTGAAGGAGCGGCGGTTGTGGGAGTACATCCGCGAGCGAAACATAGCCTACCTCATAGACTCCGACTATTCCATTCTGAAGGATTACCGCGAATTCTACGGGACCGGCTGGGAGCCGCGAGAGCGCCTCGTGCGGGTAGCCGTTATTGACGAGCCCGCGGTTTCCTGGGCCGGCGCACCTGTCGCGGTCTACAAAGTGATTCCCTGAACGCCTGCGGCTTGACTTTGATTTTCATCAAATATATTCTGATAGTAACCACTGATATCGGCAGAAACAAGAAATAAAAGGAAGACAGTGGAGGCAAAACTGGAAAACGTGACGATTGCAGAATCGCACAGCCGCTGGGTTGGTCTGGTGCAAAGCATGCGGCCCACTCAGTGGGTGAAAAATCTTATTATCTTTGCCGTCCTCGTTTTCTCGCTGAATCTGTTCAATGCCGCCCTCCTGCTCCGGACCCTGCTCGCTTTCTTTCTTTTTTGTATTCTGTCCGGGACAGTTTACATTATCAACGATTATGCCGACCTGGAGAACGATCGCCTGCACCCGACCAAGTGCAAGAGACCGCTTGCTTCGGGTGCGGTTCCGCCTCTGTTCGCCATCAAGAGCGCGATTTTGCTGAGCGTGATCGGCCTTGGCGGCTCGTTTGTCCTGGGCGTCGGCTTCGGTCTGGTTGCCCTTGCGTATTACACGCTCGTCGTTTCGTATACGTTTTACCTTAAGCACGTAGTCATCCTCGATGTGTTTGCCATTGCGCTCGGTTTCGTCTTGCGCGCGCTGGCGGGCGGCGTCGTCATCCATAATGCCATCTCGGCTTGGTTTCTGATCTGCATATTGTTTCTGTCCCTTTTCCTTGCGCTCAGCAAGCGGAGGCATGAGTTGCTCCTGCTCGATAATGAAGCATCCAGGCACCGCAGATCGCTTGCCGAGTACAGCCCCTATTTCTTGGATCAGATGATCGCGATCGTCACTACTTCCACCGTTATCTCCTACGCCATGTTTACCGTTTCGAGTGAATCGCTGGAATACCAGCGTTTCCAGACCCACAACCTGATCTACACTGTCCCGTTCGTTCTCTACGGAGTTTTTCGCTACCTGTACCTGGCTTATCACAAGGAACAGGGCGGAAGTCCCACGCGGGTGCTGTTGACCGATCGGGCGTTGATGGTGGATATATTCCTCTGGTTTATCGCCTGCAGTATCATCCTCTACAGGCAGTTTCTCATCAGTTGATCTAAAAGGAGTTTTTACATGGGTTCTGTTCGCATTTCCCCTCAACCCGATACAAACGGCAAGCCGGCGGCCCGGAAGTCGAAGGTCGCGGTGCTGAAGACGGCGCCCGAAACCGTAATCGAGGATTACGGCCGCCTGATGCGTTTGGCGGATTATGAAAAGTATTTGCCGAAGGATAGGGACACCGCCCTTAAGATAAATATATCCTGGCACGTTTTCTATCCTGCCTGCTCGACTCTGCCGTGGCAGCTCGACGGCGTTATCAAGACGATGCTCGATGACGGCTACAAGCCTTCGCTTATTCACGGCTGCCATAATCGAACCGTCGTCGTCGACGCGAAGGTCGGAGAAGTAAATAACAAACAGCGGCAGGTCGTGGTTGACAAATACGGCCTGAGGAACATCCATCTGTATGAGAACGAGGAGTGGATAAAATACGAGCCGGAGAGAAAATTGCTGGTGCTCCCCGGAATTTTTCCCAACGGCATCTACATCCCGAAACGCTTCATCGGCGAGAATATCCTGCATCTGCCCACCATGAAGACGCACGTCTTCACCACCATGACGGGCGCAATGAAGAACGCCTTCGGCGGCCTGCTCCAAGAACGCCGTCACTGGACGCACAGCGTGATCCACGAGACCCTCGTCGACCTGCTCACAATCCAACAGGAAATTCATTCAGGCATTTTCGCAGTGATGGATGGAACATTCGCCGGCGACGGCCCCGGCCCGCGCTGTATGCGCCCTCACGTGAAAGATTATATTCTTGCCAGCGCCGACCAGGTAGCAATCGATGCGGTTGCGGCGAAAATGATGGGGTTCGATCCCATGAGCCTTGACTTCATTCGAATCGCGCACGAGCGCGGCCTCGGCTGCGGAATTGTGGACGAGATGGAAATTGTGGGCGAGGATATATCGGCAATCAACTGGCGTTTCGAAGGCCGGAAAGACACCTTTGCCAGCCGAGGCCAGAAAGCCATCTACCACGGACCGCTCAAGCCGCTGGAGAACCTGCTCCTGCGCACCCCGCTGGTGCCGTGGTCGTATGTCGCTTCGCGCCTGTATCACGACGGGTTCTGGTATCCGCTGATCGGAAAGAGGCGGGTAAACGAAGCGCTGCGAACGAAATGGGGCAGGTTGTTCCAGCAGTACTGATCAAGGCATCCAATCCGAAGAAGTTTCGCGTGCCGCGGTAGCGCCGCAAAGAGGATCGGCACAACGGTATACCCGACAAAGGCGCCCAGGACTAGGCACACGGCCTCTCTTTTAGTTCACTCTGCGGAACGAGGCGAGGCGGATTGCTCCTTCAGCGGTTTTTTCAGGCGCCGGGGCGGGACATCTTTGAAAGAATTTCCGATCGGTGGCGCCTCCACGAGCACAGCGGGATTGTCCGTACCGAATCGTTTTCCGGATCCAGGAAGCCGACGGCGACCGGACAGCGTTCCACGCACTGCGACTGGTGCTGAAAACGGTCCTGATACGGCAGCACAACCAGGCGAAAAATCGATTTCTTTCCGGTGATCTCTTCGAATATCCGCCGCCGTTTTTCCCTTGATCGGATATTCAGCACAAGGCGAAGCATCCCGAGATACTTTTTCAAGCCCTTCTCGGAGAACACCCTGTCCAGTTTCACATGCTTGCGAATCAGCGATCCATACCACAAGCTGATAAGAATTTTCCCCCAAAAAGTCCGGGCAGACTCATCATCCTTCTTTTTCGGGTCGTCTGAATTATTGCGCGAAGCTTTCTTTTTCAGGTCCTCCGCCAACTCGTAAAAGGAGGTTTTCAGAAATTCGGATGCCGGCACATATCCGTTCTCTGTTGAGATGAGAAAAGCAATGCTCTCGCAACTCGGGCTTGCCCCCCGAAAAGCCGCGAACGGCCTCAGAAGTTCGCGAAACGGAACGGGAACATCCATAGAGCCGGCAGGCAAAAATTCTATCCCGCTGAACTTTTCAGCCACCAGATTTTCCACGTCCTCCACGGTTAGGCGTTCTTCCTCGCGCCAAGCGAACTGCACCTCTCCGTTATCCCATGTCCGCGCCAAAGGAATCAGGTAAAGGGCGCCTACCACTTTTCTCCTTTGCCGGCAGAATTCGATAATGTCCGTCAGGGCTTTGTCATTGATTCCCCTGGCAAGGGTGCAGAAAATCGAGATCGGCGTCTGGACATACTTGCTGGTGTTGCCAAGCGCGGTCAGCTTCTTCTCGAGAAGGTCCTCGTTTCCTCGCAGCAACCGGTAGGTGCAGGAATCCATTCCGTCGAACTGGAAATGGATTCCGGCTCCCGTGGATAAGAGCTGCCGACAATACTCCTCATCCGCAAGCCGGACGCCGTTGGTGCATACACAGACGTGGAGACCGTACTGGAAGCCGAGCGCAATAATAGCGGGCAAATCGTCGCGTGTCGTCGGCTCGCCGCCGAATAATTCAATGTGGGGCGGCGGCTTCCTCTGGGAAAGCGATCGGAACAATCGATCAAAATACTCGAGAGGAGGATCGAACTTCGCGCTCTCCCTGCCCATGTTGGACATACAGGTGGGACAGCTCAGATTGCAGGTGTTCGTCACCTCGACGACGACAACTCGCGGCTCCGAAGGCGGAAATGTGCCTTTACCGAATTCCTGCTTTTTCTGATAGCGCTCGATATCGGAGGAAAGCAACGTCTCGGTGACTCCGCAACGCGCGCATTCTTTTCTGAGGTACATCTTTCCGTCGCGCGATTCATAGCTTGCGGGCACTACTTTATCGCAAATATTGCAATATCCGCTATTTACCTCATAATTCATGTACTAATGTCTTTACGTGTTGCCTCTGCGACTTCCACTCCTCGATTTGAAGGCATAAATGAGCATAAATCATACCATTTCCCCCTGATGCTCGGGTCTTTGTGGTCTCTTACCGTAAATTCACCACACATTCGCCCACTTTTCAGGGGGGTGATGGGGAGCAAAACTAAAAACAAATTCCGAGATCCTCAAGGCAGGGCAGGATCGGGAGCCGAAATCTGCTCGGGTGTCGAGTCGCAATTAAAGAGCGTAAACTCGAAAACGTCTCCTTTTTCGTTGATAACAACCCCTTCAATGATATCGAGTTCGGGAGAAGTGAACTGGCCTTCCCAGAATGTCGATATGCAACAGTCTTCAGGGGTATCAAGAACCGTCAGCCGAATCTTATTTTGCGGACAGCAGATTGTGCCGTATACGGGTAATAGACCACAGTTCACCCCGGGGTCGGCCACGTCGCGCGTGCCTCTGATTTCACCCTTATCAAGCGTTATGTTCCAAACTCCGCCGAAATTGTCACACATGGTGAACGTCTTGGCTCCCAGGTCACAGACAAGCGCTTCAGCCGCTGTAAACGCGAACATCGTCAGACATAGTGTCAAAAACAGTGCTATTGCCGCCTTTTTCATGATTACCTCGCTCAGGTTTCGCTCTAATGTAAAAGTCAATTCCGCTGTTCTGCTGATCTTGATACGGCTCGCTTCTCCTGCATAGTACTTTCCCTTGCATCACCTCCTTTTTTTCGGCCATTCATGACATTTCCGTGAACAAGAAGTTTATCACACCTTTTTTGGTTCGTCAATAACTCATAAATAACCCATGGGAAAAGATAAAACGCTTCACCTGAGCCGGAACAGGTTCATTTGATTGACGTTAAACAAAAATGTAGAGAATATTTTGAATAAGGAACGGAGAGAAAGTTAACGAAAATTTATTTAAAAATTTTCTGGGCTTAGAAATTCCGGCAGTGCTCGTCAAGCTCCTCAAACGGGAAGAATTGTTCGTAATCAGCCAGAGCCGCCAGCGCACGCGAATGAGTCCGCATCCCCACTTCCTCAAGAATGGCGGCCGGATTGAGTCCGCCGATCACAATTGCCCCCACCTGTCCCTGATTCACCGGAATCTCGAGCAGCGGCTGACCGGGCCATCCAATGGACATAAACCCACCCAACCCAACTTCCTCCAGTTGTTGGGCCAGATACACCACACGCTCCCTGCTTTCGGCGGGAACCTCCCTGAAACTGGCGCCGATGCGGCCATTGCCATTTTTCGTGGCGCCGAGATAATCGGTCATGCCGCTCCGGATGAAAACCTCCAGGGGATCGAGCGTTGTCCCATTGTAGTATATGACCTCGACGAAACGGCTGGGCTTATAATCATGTAATTCCAGTAACCCGCCGAATCGAGAATAAGTAGGGATCCCGTTCGATAGCAGTACTCCATTCAGTGTAACCGAGCACACTGTCCCGATCCCGACCATTCCCTCGGGAACAATCAGCTCGCCCACGCGCTGCTGCGGCGCAAAGAGCGTCACCAGGCGTCCCATCGCGTATCCGTGGCTGAAAACCCGCTTCACCAGCGGCGCAGCCTTTTTCAACTGCGACTGCTCAATGATGCTGGCATTCACAACCACAGTGCCGGAACGAGTCTTCAGGTCGAAGTTCATTCGGTACGTCATCTGATCTATTTTTGCAGCGAGAAATCCCACTCGTTCAATAATGCGGGCGCTGGAGATCTCCTCCATTCCCTTCTGCGTTATCAACCGGCCTCTTCGCCCCAGATTCTCGGTCAGCCCTTCCTCATCCATCGCTTGCAGATAAAACCGGACCGTTCGCTCGGTGATCTCATTGCCGGCGGCAATGAGCCGCTCCGTGATCCGGGAGCTGCCTACGGGCCGGCCGGCTTCCTGAAGAATGCGCAGAATTGCAAGCCGCTTCTTTTCGGTCTTTTCACTCATAATCCGCATTCTACCAGAAGTCCTGCCACATTGCAAGCCGAAATTGGCAATTTTGCCGCAATTCACGTGGCAGCAGCTTGGCTTTTTCCGAGAACAGAGCGGGATTTCCTTTGGAATCTTGGAATTTTTTTTGCGATGAGCGC is a genomic window containing:
- a CDS encoding decaprenyl-phosphate phosphoribosyltransferase, with protein sequence MRPTQWVKNLIIFAVLVFSLNLFNAALLLRTLLAFFLFCILSGTVYIINDYADLENDRLHPTKCKRPLASGAVPPLFAIKSAILLSVIGLGGSFVLGVGFGLVALAYYTLVVSYTFYLKHVVILDVFAIALGFVLRALAGGVVIHNAISAWFLICILFLSLFLALSKRRHELLLLDNEASRHRRSLAEYSPYFLDQMIAIVTTSTVISYAMFTVSSESLEYQRFQTHNLIYTVPFVLYGVFRYLYLAYHKEQGGSPTRVLLTDRALMVDIFLWFIACSIILYRQFLIS
- a CDS encoding DUF362 domain-containing protein, yielding MGSVRISPQPDTNGKPAARKSKVAVLKTAPETVIEDYGRLMRLADYEKYLPKDRDTALKINISWHVFYPACSTLPWQLDGVIKTMLDDGYKPSLIHGCHNRTVVVDAKVGEVNNKQRQVVVDKYGLRNIHLYENEEWIKYEPERKLLVLPGIFPNGIYIPKRFIGENILHLPTMKTHVFTTMTGAMKNAFGGLLQERRHWTHSVIHETLVDLLTIQQEIHSGIFAVMDGTFAGDGPGPRCMRPHVKDYILASADQVAIDAVAAKMMGFDPMSLDFIRIAHERGLGCGIVDEMEIVGEDISAINWRFEGRKDTFASRGQKAIYHGPLKPLENLLLRTPLVPWSYVASRLYHDGFWYPLIGKRRVNEALRTKWGRLFQQY
- a CDS encoding radical SAM protein — encoded protein: MNYEVNSGYCNICDKVVPASYESRDGKMYLRKECARCGVTETLLSSDIERYQKKQEFGKGTFPPSEPRVVVVEVTNTCNLSCPTCMSNMGRESAKFDPPLEYFDRLFRSLSQRKPPPHIELFGGEPTTRDDLPAIIALGFQYGLHVCVCTNGVRLADEEYCRQLLSTGAGIHFQFDGMDSCTYRLLRGNEDLLEKKLTALGNTSKYVQTPISIFCTLARGINDKALTDIIEFCRQRRKVVGALYLIPLARTWDNGEVQFAWREEERLTVEDVENLVAEKFSGIEFLPAGSMDVPVPFRELLRPFAAFRGASPSCESIAFLISTENGYVPASEFLKTSFYELAEDLKKKASRNNSDDPKKKDDESARTFWGKILISLWYGSLIRKHVKLDRVFSEKGLKKYLGMLRLVLNIRSREKRRRIFEEITGKKSIFRLVVLPYQDRFQHQSQCVERCPVAVGFLDPENDSVRTIPLCSWRRHRSEILSKMSRPGA
- a CDS encoding DUF128 domain-containing protein, giving the protein MSEKTEKKRLAILRILQEAGRPVGSSRITERLIAAGNEITERTVRFYLQAMDEEGLTENLGRRGRLITQKGMEEISSARIIERVGFLAAKIDQMTYRMNFDLKTRSGTVVVNASIIEQSQLKKAAPLVKRVFSHGYAMGRLVTLFAPQQRVGELIVPEGMVGIGTVCSVTLNGVLLSNGIPTYSRFGGLLELHDYKPSRFVEVIYYNGTTLDPLEVFIRSGMTDYLGATKNGNGRIGASFREVPAESRERVVYLAQQLEEVGLGGFMSIGWPGQPLLEIPVNQGQVGAIVIGGLNPAAILEEVGMRTHSRALAALADYEQFFPFEELDEHCRNF